The sequence CGAAGGTAAAGAAGTAGTTGTTCGGCGCCAGATAGAAGTAGACCAGCGAGAATATTCCCGCCACCAGCCCTATTACTATCAGCACTAATACTATCAGTCCAAACATTTTCTTTTCATCTCCATATTTAGTTTTTAAGGTATTTATATTATATTATATTAAAATATTTTTGTCAAGGATAATTTTTACTTCCTCTTTCTTTTTATGTTATAATTAACAGAGTTAAAAAATCCCTATCAAAAATTAAAATAAAGTGGTAAAATATATTTAGAATTAATTAATAAAATTATGCCAGAAGAAGATTCACCAGAAAAATTATCTAATGAAATTCCAAAAGAACTTTTGGATTTAGTCCAGGCCGAAGATACATCCTTGAAGATTTCTAGAATTTGTTTTGAAAATAAAATAGAAGAAGATGAAAAAATCAAAGAAATAGCCTATCAGGCTGGTCGGGTTTTACTCGGTGATTTGCCTCCGGGGAAATTCCAGGAAATTTTAACAGAGAAAATAAAACTTTCATCTTTTTTAGCCAGGAAAATTGCCCGGGAAATTAATGAATCAGTTTTTTATCCAGTAAAAGAAAGTTTAGCCACTCTTTATAAAGAAGAAATTACTCCAATAGAAAAACCACCAGCTAGACCTTTGAAAGTTCCTTCTCCACCTGAGGCTGCGCCGGAAAAAAAACCGGAAACCCCAAAAAAAGTGGGTACTTACCGAGAACCAATTGAATAAACAAAAATATGCAATATACCGTTCCAAAATTTATTGAAAGAAAGCCAAAAATAGTGGGACCTCTTACTTTTAAGCAATTTGTTTTTATTGGGGGAGCCGGAGGGATTTGTTTTTTCCTTTATTTTTTTCTTGGCAAAAAAATTACCCCCTTCTTTGTATTAATTGCTATAATCTTAATGGGGGGATCTTTAGCGCTGGCTTTTTTAAAAATTAAGGGCTATTCTTTACCAACGTTTGTTAAAAATTCTTTAATGTTTTTTCTTTCCACAAAAATTTTCATTTGGAAAAGAAAATTTCTTCCTCCAAAAATGGAAAAAGTTAAGAAAGTAGAAAAAGAGGTTGAGGAAGAGTCTTCATTAAAGATTGCTGGAAGAAGTCGGTTACAAAAATTATCAACTCAATTAGAAACAAAAACAAAATAAAAAATGGCAAAGATAACTACCCAGAAATTTTTAAAAATTGAACAGATTAGAGAAGGAATCATTGTCTTAAAAGACAAGTCCTTAAGAGGAATTTTGATGGTCTCTTCTCTAAATTTTGCCTTAAAGTCTGAAGAAGAACAAAAGGCTATTTTGTATCAATTCCAAAATTTTCTGAATTCTTTGGATTTCTCCTGCCAAATCCTTCTTCAATCCCGAAGAATAAATATCACTGGTTATTTAGATAAATTAAAAGAGCTAGAAGAAAAACAAGAAAACGAACTCTTAAAAATTCAGACCGCTGGCTATCGAGAATTCATTCAAGAACTGGTAAAGGCCGGAAC is a genomic window of Patescibacteria group bacterium containing:
- a CDS encoding PrgI family protein, whose amino-acid sequence is MQYTVPKFIERKPKIVGPLTFKQFVFIGGAGGICFFLYFFLGKKITPFFVLIAIILMGGSLALAFLKIKGYSLPTFVKNSLMFFLSTKIFIWKRKFLPPKMEKVKKVEKEVEEESSLKIAGRSRLQKLSTQLETKTK